From Juglans regia cultivar Chandler chromosome 6, Walnut 2.0, whole genome shotgun sequence, the proteins below share one genomic window:
- the LOC108986530 gene encoding uncharacterized protein LOC108986530, giving the protein MSGELSSKSAWECIRVRVSILTWSGWIWNAALPKKYSVTMWKAIKFCLSVDARMRSLGIPLVSKCECCVRGSLEDQDHILATRMMATEIWRRASLHMGISFAPNRPWKEKMELWFRHANHVSQRSNLFGLVPVILTWSLWVWRCQARMEGKVKSVESLWLASKSAIAWVGLWLKAGSKTKAMSSCEVEKPSKGWLKLHVDVSCLGNSGLMGAVGVIRDDGGRMNLAFMEFLDHGTNNVVELMALLHGLRQCRNLGIQKVEVELDSLLIVNWLEKMRCGIWYLEDYWEEILGLLSSMQFVFRHIYREGNAGADFLARMASGRLSGFLPPW; this is encoded by the exons ATGAGTGGAGAGTTATCTTCCAAGTCGGCTTGGGAATGTATTCGAGTAAGAGTTTCGATACTTACTTGGTCAGGTTGGATCTGGAATGCGGCTTTACCGAAGAAGTATTCAGTTACCATGTGGAAAGCAATCAAGTTTTGTCTTAGTGTGGATGCTCGGATGCGATCTCTGGGAATCCCTTTGGTTTCCAAATGTGAATGTTGTGTAAGAGGAAGTCTTGAGGACCAGGATCACATCCTTGCCACTAGGATGATGGCAACAGAAATATGGCGTCGTGCATCTTTACATATGGGAATTTCTTTTGCTCCGAATAGACCTTGGAAGGAAAAAATGGAATTGTGGTTTCGTCATGCTAATCATGTCTCACAAAGAAGTAATTTATTTGGTCTTGTTCCTGTCATTTTAACTTGGTCTCTTTGGGTTTGGAGATGTCAAGCACGCATGGAAGGTAAAGTGAAGTCGGTGGAATCTCTTTGGCTTGCGAGTAAATCGGCCATTGCTTGGGTGGGTCTTTGGCTAAAAGCAG GCTCCAAAACAAAAGCGATGTCATCTTGTGAAGTGGAAAAGCCGAGCAAGGGGTGGCTTAAATTACATGTAGATGTTAGTTGTTTGGGAAACTCGGGCCTTATGGGGGCAGTTGGAGTTATAAGGGATGATGGAGGGAGGATGAATTTAGCTTTTATGGAATTTTTAGATCATGGGACAAACAACGTGGTGGAACTCATGGCTCTTCTTCATGGTTTGCGGCAATGTCGTAACTTGGGAATACAAAAGGTTGAAGTGGAATTAGATTCTCTCTTAATTGTAAATTGGTTGGAGAAAATGAGGTGTGGAATATGGTACCTTGAAGATTATTGGGAGGAAATTCTTGGACTTCTATCCTCTATGCAGTTTGTGTTTCGGCATATATATAGGGAAGGTAATGCAGGAGCGGATTTCTTGGCACGTATGGCTTCTGGGAGGCTTTCTGGGTTCCTTCCCCCATGGTGA